A single genomic interval of Coregonus clupeaformis isolate EN_2021a chromosome 36, ASM2061545v1, whole genome shotgun sequence harbors:
- the LOC121562614 gene encoding uncharacterized protein LOC121562614 isoform X6: MAEMVESMAEMKTSIAKKYEVQRFSPGKVSGPVPGQTCLSPLVTSAPWTLAEALRALPSPEDVPKPLTPPSPVPVIVAPPAVEYLPYHHSPRLAPITNLSENGRKLLQKMSGVAPQVRGNTESPCLAPITNTGSPRLAPITNLSENSRKLLQEMAQKMTGVYPQVRGNRKGILAICPTVYHNSRYRSSRVENSHKLILLYLLVQNIQEGKVKRKKGKAKKRVKQEQASNMKQVENVGESKEDKKEENKSLRKRNARNMARDVQNSFYDIVEEVGGLTHTQAVAYIKKLMTKGRYSQDVWS, translated from the exons ATGGCCGAAATGGTAGAGAGCATGGCAGAAATGAAGACCAGCATAGCAAAGAAGTATGAAGTCCAGCGCTTT AGCCCAGGGAAAGTCTCTGGTCCTGTGCCTGGCCAGACTTGCCTTTCTCCTCTTGTGACCTCAGCACCCTGGACCCTGGCTGAAGCCCTACGGGCCCTGCCCTCTCCAGAGGATGTCCCAAAGCCTCTGACTCCTCCCAGCCCTGTCCCTGTCATTGTTGCTCCGCCTGCTGTGGAGTACTTACCATACCACCACAGCCCTCGCCTGGCCCCAATCACCAACCTGAGCGAGAACGGTAGGAAGCTGCTCCAGAAAATGTCAGGAGTGGCCCCACAGGTGAGAGGAAATACAGAAAGCCCTTGCCTGGCCCCCATCACCAATACAGGAAGCCCTCGCCTGGCCCCCATCACCAACCTGAGTGAGAACAGCAGGAAGCTGCTCCAGGAAATGGCGCAGAAAATGACAGGAGTGTACCCACAGGTGAGAGGAAACAGGAAGGGGATATTGGCCATATGTCCTACAGTATATCATAACTCTAGATATCGTAGCTCAAGAGTAGAAAATAGCCATAAGCTTATATTACTTTATCTCCTTGTCCAAAATATTCAGGAAGGGAAGGTCAAAAGGAAAAAGGGCAAGGCAAAAAAGCGAGTGAAGCAAGAGCAGGCTAGTAACATGAAGCAGGTGGAAAATGTTGGAGAAAGTAAGGAGGACAAGAAAGAGGAAAATAAGAGTCTGAGGAAGAG GAATGCTCGGAACATGGCGCGGGATGTGCAGAATTCCTTCTATGACATCGTTGAGGAGGTGGgaggtctcacacacacacaggctgtggcTTACATCAAGAAGCTGATGACCAAGGGCCGCTACTCTCAGGACGTGTGGAGCTAA
- the LOC121562614 gene encoding uncharacterized protein LOC121562614 isoform X4: MAEMVESMAEMKTSIAKKYEVQRFSPGKVSGPVPGQTCLSPLVTSAPWTLAEALRALPSPEDVPKPLTPPSPVPVIVAPPAVEYLPYHHSPRLAPITNLSENGRKLLQKMSGVAPQVRGNTESPCLAPITNTGSPRLAPITNLSENSRKLLQEMAQKMTGVYPQEGKVKRKKGKAKKRVKQEQASNMKQVENVGESKEDKKEENKSLRKRNARNMARDVQNSFYDIVEEVGGLTHTQAVAYIKKLMTKGRYSQDVWS, encoded by the exons ATGGCCGAAATGGTAGAGAGCATGGCAGAAATGAAGACCAGCATAGCAAAGAAGTATGAAGTCCAGCGCTTT AGCCCAGGGAAAGTCTCTGGTCCTGTGCCTGGCCAGACTTGCCTTTCTCCTCTTGTGACCTCAGCACCCTGGACCCTGGCTGAAGCCCTACGGGCCCTGCCCTCTCCAGAGGATGTCCCAAAGCCTCTGACTCCTCCCAGCCCTGTCCCTGTCATTGTTGCTCCGCCTGCTGTGGAGTACTTACCATACCACCACAGCCCTCGCCTGGCCCCAATCACCAACCTGAGCGAGAACGGTAGGAAGCTGCTCCAGAAAATGTCAGGAGTGGCCCCACAGGTGAGAGGAAATACAGAAAGCCCTTGCCTGGCCCCCATCACCAATACAGGAAGCCCTCGCCTGGCCCCCATCACCAACCTGAGTGAGAACAGCAGGAAGCTGCTCCAGGAAATGGCGCAGAAAATGACAGGAGTGTACCCACAG GAAGGGAAGGTCAAAAGGAAAAAGGGCAAGGCAAAAAAGCGAGTGAAGCAAGAGCAGGCTAGTAACATGAAGCAGGTGGAAAATGTTGGAGAAAGTAAGGAGGACAAGAAAGAGGAAAATAAGAGTCTGAGGAAGAG GAATGCTCGGAACATGGCGCGGGATGTGCAGAATTCCTTCTATGACATCGTTGAGGAGGTGGgaggtctcacacacacacaggctgtggcTTACATCAAGAAGCTGATGACCAAGGGCCGCTACTCTCAGGACGTGTGGAGCTAA
- the LOC121562614 gene encoding uncharacterized protein LOC121562614 isoform X3, protein MAEMVESMAEMKTSIAKKYEVQRFSPGKVSGPVPGQTCLSPLVTSAPWTLAEALRALPSPEDVPKPLTPPSPVPVIVAPPAVEYLPYHHSPRLAPITNLSENGRKLLQKMSGVAPQVRGNTESPCLAPITNTGSPRLAPITNLSENSRKLLQEMAQKMTGVYPQVRGNRKGILAICPTVYHNSRYRSSRVENSHKLILLYLLVQNIQEGKVKRKKGKAKKRVKQEQASNMKQVENVGESKEDKKEENKSLRKRFLQWLLPKLRCLNK, encoded by the exons ATGGCCGAAATGGTAGAGAGCATGGCAGAAATGAAGACCAGCATAGCAAAGAAGTATGAAGTCCAGCGCTTT AGCCCAGGGAAAGTCTCTGGTCCTGTGCCTGGCCAGACTTGCCTTTCTCCTCTTGTGACCTCAGCACCCTGGACCCTGGCTGAAGCCCTACGGGCCCTGCCCTCTCCAGAGGATGTCCCAAAGCCTCTGACTCCTCCCAGCCCTGTCCCTGTCATTGTTGCTCCGCCTGCTGTGGAGTACTTACCATACCACCACAGCCCTCGCCTGGCCCCAATCACCAACCTGAGCGAGAACGGTAGGAAGCTGCTCCAGAAAATGTCAGGAGTGGCCCCACAGGTGAGAGGAAATACAGAAAGCCCTTGCCTGGCCCCCATCACCAATACAGGAAGCCCTCGCCTGGCCCCCATCACCAACCTGAGTGAGAACAGCAGGAAGCTGCTCCAGGAAATGGCGCAGAAAATGACAGGAGTGTACCCACAGGTGAGAGGAAACAGGAAGGGGATATTGGCCATATGTCCTACAGTATATCATAACTCTAGATATCGTAGCTCAAGAGTAGAAAATAGCCATAAGCTTATATTACTTTATCTCCTTGTCCAAAATATTCAGGAAGGGAAGGTCAAAAGGAAAAAGGGCAAGGCAAAAAAGCGAGTGAAGCAAGAGCAGGCTAGTAACATGAAGCAGGTGGAAAATGTTGGAGAAAGTAAGGAGGACAAGAAAGAGGAAAATAAGAGTCTGAGGAAGAG GTTTCTCCAGTGGCTGCTGCCCAAACTGAGATGTTTGAATAAATAA
- the LOC121562614 gene encoding uncharacterized protein LOC121562614 isoform X5, with protein MWPTGKVRRRPRPSTSVQTPQIHKRPPIIVSCGQEQTSGDGWDINPEPLSQSGRVTRLMDRNDDGVISSSNSDDISIYSFTDCESECDNGNDASAEDSPGPSKEPLRKGASLKDPRLIIVAKPNIPLPASVSALKKVSRQMEVVPSVRPCRQQLDKKTQWTNTNEESLRRIKENLASIELDLEEGLKTVNDGLDINQERQKKNEGCFRAWIEKWMGRRKDERLRDEDVNREDNGRRGEELRALIQVMKRNCSKMRS; from the exons ATGTGGCCAACCGGCAAAGTGCGCAGAAGGCCAAGGCCT TCTACTTCAGTGCAGACCCCTCAGATCCACAAAAGGCCT CCAATCATTGTGAGCTGTGGGCAGGAACAGACATCTGGGGATGGATGGGACATCAATCCAGAGCCTCTTAGCCAG TCTGGAAGGGTGACTCGGCTGATGGATAGAAATGATGATGGGGTGATCTCATCCTCCAACTCTGATGACATCTCTATCTACTCCTTCACTGACTGTGAATCTGAG TGTGATAATGGCAATGATGCCTCTGCTGAGGACAGTCCAGGGCCTTCAAAGGAACCACTGAGAAAAGGGGCTTCACTGAAGGACCCTCGACTG ATTATTGTGGCCAAACCCAAcatccctctccctgcctctgtgAGTGCCCTGAAGAAGGTGTCACGCCAGATGGAGGTGGTCCCTTCTGTCCGGCCCTGCAGGCAGCAGCTGGACAAGAAGACACAGTGGACCAACACCAATGAGGAGAGCCTGAGGAGAATTAAAGAAAACCTGGCCTCCATAGAGCTTGACCTGGAGGAAGGCCTGAAGACGGTCAATGACGGTCTGGACATCAACCAAGAGAGGCAGAAGAAGAATGAGGGATGCTTCAGAGCCTGGATTGAGAAGTGGATGGGGAGGAGGAAGGATGAAAGACTGAGGGATGAAGATGTGAATAGGGAAGACAATGGGAGGAGGGGCGAGGAGTTGAGGGCACTGATCCAAGTGATGAAGAGAAACTGCAGCAAAATGAGATCTTGA
- the LOC121562614 gene encoding uncharacterized protein LOC121562614 isoform X2, producing the protein MWPTGKVRRRPRPSTSVQTPQIHKRPPIIVSCGQEQTSGDGWDINPEPLSQSGRVTRLMDRNDDGVISSSNSDDISIYSFTDCESESDDEDHERRTPLLKVKDEEDGKVTRLKVRDIVEDDDLSLHSFDESDFLCDNGNDASAEDSPGPSKEPLRKGASLKDPRLKVSRQMEVVPSVRPCRQQLDKKTQWTNTNEESLRRIKENLASIELDLEEGLKTVNDGLDINQERQKKNEGCFRAWIEKWMGRRKDERLRDEDVNREDNGRRGEELRALIQVMKRNCSKMRS; encoded by the exons ATGTGGCCAACCGGCAAAGTGCGCAGAAGGCCAAGGCCT TCTACTTCAGTGCAGACCCCTCAGATCCACAAAAGGCCT CCAATCATTGTGAGCTGTGGGCAGGAACAGACATCTGGGGATGGATGGGACATCAATCCAGAGCCTCTTAGCCAG TCTGGAAGGGTGACTCGGCTGATGGATAGAAATGATGATGGGGTGATCTCATCCTCCAACTCTGATGACATCTCTATCTACTCCTTCACTGACTGTGAATCTGAG TCTGATGATGAGGATCATGAAAGGAGGACACCACTGCTGAAAGTGAAGGATGAGGAGGATGGAAAGGTGACAAGGCTTAAAGTGAGGGATATAGTAGAGGACGACGATCTTTCTCTCCACTCCTTCGATGAGTCAGACTTTCTG TGTGATAATGGCAATGATGCCTCTGCTGAGGACAGTCCAGGGCCTTCAAAGGAACCACTGAGAAAAGGGGCTTCACTGAAGGACCCTCGACTG AAGGTGTCACGCCAGATGGAGGTGGTCCCTTCTGTCCGGCCCTGCAGGCAGCAGCTGGACAAGAAGACACAGTGGACCAACACCAATGAGGAGAGCCTGAGGAGAATTAAAGAAAACCTGGCCTCCATAGAGCTTGACCTGGAGGAAGGCCTGAAGACGGTCAATGACGGTCTGGACATCAACCAAGAGAGGCAGAAGAAGAATGAGGGATGCTTCAGAGCCTGGATTGAGAAGTGGATGGGGAGGAGGAAGGATGAAAGACTGAGGGATGAAGATGTGAATAGGGAAGACAATGGGAGGAGGGGCGAGGAGTTGAGGGCACTGATCCAAGTGATGAAGAGAAACTGCAGCAAAATGAGATCTTGA
- the LOC121562614 gene encoding uncharacterized protein LOC121562614 isoform X1, with product MWPTGKVRRRPRPSTSVQTPQIHKRPPIIVSCGQEQTSGDGWDINPEPLSQSGRVTRLMDRNDDGVISSSNSDDISIYSFTDCESESDDEDHERRTPLLKVKDEEDGKVTRLKVRDIVEDDDLSLHSFDESDFLCDNGNDASAEDSPGPSKEPLRKGASLKDPRLIIVAKPNIPLPASVSALKKVSRQMEVVPSVRPCRQQLDKKTQWTNTNEESLRRIKENLASIELDLEEGLKTVNDGLDINQERQKKNEGCFRAWIEKWMGRRKDERLRDEDVNREDNGRRGEELRALIQVMKRNCSKMRS from the exons ATGTGGCCAACCGGCAAAGTGCGCAGAAGGCCAAGGCCT TCTACTTCAGTGCAGACCCCTCAGATCCACAAAAGGCCT CCAATCATTGTGAGCTGTGGGCAGGAACAGACATCTGGGGATGGATGGGACATCAATCCAGAGCCTCTTAGCCAG TCTGGAAGGGTGACTCGGCTGATGGATAGAAATGATGATGGGGTGATCTCATCCTCCAACTCTGATGACATCTCTATCTACTCCTTCACTGACTGTGAATCTGAG TCTGATGATGAGGATCATGAAAGGAGGACACCACTGCTGAAAGTGAAGGATGAGGAGGATGGAAAGGTGACAAGGCTTAAAGTGAGGGATATAGTAGAGGACGACGATCTTTCTCTCCACTCCTTCGATGAGTCAGACTTTCTG TGTGATAATGGCAATGATGCCTCTGCTGAGGACAGTCCAGGGCCTTCAAAGGAACCACTGAGAAAAGGGGCTTCACTGAAGGACCCTCGACTG ATTATTGTGGCCAAACCCAAcatccctctccctgcctctgtgAGTGCCCTGAAGAAGGTGTCACGCCAGATGGAGGTGGTCCCTTCTGTCCGGCCCTGCAGGCAGCAGCTGGACAAGAAGACACAGTGGACCAACACCAATGAGGAGAGCCTGAGGAGAATTAAAGAAAACCTGGCCTCCATAGAGCTTGACCTGGAGGAAGGCCTGAAGACGGTCAATGACGGTCTGGACATCAACCAAGAGAGGCAGAAGAAGAATGAGGGATGCTTCAGAGCCTGGATTGAGAAGTGGATGGGGAGGAGGAAGGATGAAAGACTGAGGGATGAAGATGTGAATAGGGAAGACAATGGGAGGAGGGGCGAGGAGTTGAGGGCACTGATCCAAGTGATGAAGAGAAACTGCAGCAAAATGAGATCTTGA
- the LOC121562611 gene encoding rhomboid domain-containing protein 2 isoform X2, which produces MITGRGRWPGPGTGTRARCARSTRGSDAKTSGPIASFSSLAKKSVGREPASTPSARPTTQRLCRLDLPSRSTTFTESLCTLSCNDVHSISNSSILPALNSEAFSRSTILWPCEATVRMVLSILVSSSAIVALRSSAIATRSSPKARVRFDLQALAFCALCRLATSQNQGCSPSLDSTVNTTLHLKVHKLITYSFHHKTVTQLLLSIGVLVPLCGGIEKSVGTVRFLLMFLLLSISTGVLYTILGLLLFGASAQKQVEGFIPVSLSLMGMATVHSRMVKGFLFGVTVPMLALPWLFLFIITLLVPHTVFLCNAIAIIAGGIYGKGWLSLLDMSDARASVLDKKMPFRLLRNIGVLYVPASTEERRKTVHPPIIPTPGSYPVQAYAPVSFTSNLQATETTPKTFEGWANSYYTQGSPVQLSGYNGHNHGYGLKHSFGPSHGHSHEHGHSCSHSQGHGHSHEHSFGHGLSHGHASASQTSSHWAPVAQHPHSQHSHLSPLSVSVSAPQSFTAKMLESLPESVMVHPGAPVSSLTD; this is translated from the exons ATGATTACTGGGCGAGGACGCTGGCCCGGTCCAGGCACTGGGACAAGGGCGCGATGTGCACGGTCCACTAGGGGATCCGACGCCAAAACATCCGGTCCCATTGCATCCTTCAGTAGCTTGGCGAAGAAGTCGGTGGGGCGAGAGCCCGCCTCCACCCCTTCTGCCAGACCCACAACGCAAAGGTTATGCCGCCTGGATCTGCCCTCCAGGTCGACCACTTTCACAGAAAGCCTCTGCACATTATCCTGCAATGACGTGCATAGCATCTCTAACTCGTCGATCCTACCAGCGTTGAATTCAGAAGCTTTCTCAAGGTCCACAATACTCTGGCCCTGCGAAGCGACCGTTCGAATGGTGCTCTCGATTTTAGTGTCCAGTTCAGCAATAGTAGCCTTAAGATCCTCCGCTATAGCAACACGTAGTTCTCCCAAAGCCCGG GTCAGATTTGACTTACAGGCCTTGGCCTTCTGCGCACTTTGCCGGTTGGCCACATCACAGAATCAGGGGTGTTCACCCTCACTGGATTCAACTGTCAACACAACACTCCATTTAAAAG TGCACAAGCTCATCACATACTCCTTCCACCACAAGACAGTGACCCAGCTACTCCTCAGTATTGGGGTTCTGGTGCCCCTCTGTGGAGGCATTGAGAAGAGTGTGGGGACTGTTCGGTTCCTCCTCATGTTTCTGCTGCTCTCTATCAGCACAGGGGTGTTGTACACCATACTGGGTCTGCTACTGTTTGGTGCATCTGCCCAGAAACAGGTGGAGGGGTTCATTCCAGTGTCCCTCTCCCTTATGGGTATGGCCACAGTGCACTCCCGTATGGTTAAGGGCTTTCTTTTCGGGGTCACTGTACCCATGTTAGCCCTGCCCTGGCTGTTTCTGTTCATCATAACACTTTTGGTCCCACACACTGTCTTCCTTTGCAATGCCATCGCCATCATCGCAGGGGGGATCT ACGGTAAGGGCTGGCTCTCACTTCTGGACATGTCCGATGCCAGGGCATCAGTGCTGGACAAGAAGATGCCTTTCAGGCTGCTGAGGAACATTGGTGTCCTGTATGTCCCTGCATcaacagaggagagaaggaagacgGTCCACCCACC AATCATTCCAACCCCAGGCTCCTACCCAGTCCAAGCCTACGCTCCAGTGTCCTTTACCTCCAACCTACAGGCTACCGAGACCACACCAAAGACATTTGAAGGCTGGGCCAACTCCTACTATACACAGGGGAGCCCTGTTCAGCTCTCAGGTTATAATGGACACAACCATGGATATGGCCTCAAGCATAGCTTTGGGCCAAGTCACGGACATAGTCACGAACATGGACACAGCTGCAGCCACAGCCAAGGTCATGGACATAGTCACGAACACAGCTTCGGCCATGGACTCAGTCATGGGCATGCATCTGCCTCTCAAACCAGCAGTCACTGGGCTCCAGTGGCTCAACATCCACATTCTCAACATTCCCACCTCAGTccactgtctgtgtctgtcagtgccCCCCAGAGTTTCACAGCAAAAATGCTGGAGTCACTGCCAGAATCTGTGATGGTTCACCCAGGAGCACCTGTGTCTTCACTGACAGATTGA
- the LOC121562611 gene encoding uncharacterized protein LOC121562611 isoform X1: protein MITGRGRWPGPGTGTRARCARSTRGSDAKTSGPIASFSSLAKKSVGREPASTPSARPTTQRLCRLDLPSRSTTFTESLCTLSCNDVHSISNSSILPALNSEAFSRSTILWPCEATVRMVLSILVSSSAIVALRSSAIATRSSPKARVSSVRFDLQALAFCALCRLATSQNQGCSPSLDSTVNTTLHLKVHKLITYSFHHKTVTQLLLSIGVLVPLCGGIEKSVGTVRFLLMFLLLSISTGVLYTILGLLLFGASAQKQVEGFIPVSLSLMGMATVHSRMVKGFLFGVTVPMLALPWLFLFIITLLVPHTVFLCNAIAIIAGGIYGKGWLSLLDMSDARASVLDKKMPFRLLRNIGVLYVPASTEERRKTVHPPIIPTPGSYPVQAYAPVSFTSNLQATETTPKTFEGWANSYYTQGSPVQLSGYNGHNHGYGLKHSFGPSHGHSHEHGHSCSHSQGHGHSHEHSFGHGLSHGHASASQTSSHWAPVAQHPHSQHSHLSPLSVSVSAPQSFTAKMLESLPESVMVHPGAPVSSLTD from the exons ATGATTACTGGGCGAGGACGCTGGCCCGGTCCAGGCACTGGGACAAGGGCGCGATGTGCACGGTCCACTAGGGGATCCGACGCCAAAACATCCGGTCCCATTGCATCCTTCAGTAGCTTGGCGAAGAAGTCGGTGGGGCGAGAGCCCGCCTCCACCCCTTCTGCCAGACCCACAACGCAAAGGTTATGCCGCCTGGATCTGCCCTCCAGGTCGACCACTTTCACAGAAAGCCTCTGCACATTATCCTGCAATGACGTGCATAGCATCTCTAACTCGTCGATCCTACCAGCGTTGAATTCAGAAGCTTTCTCAAGGTCCACAATACTCTGGCCCTGCGAAGCGACCGTTCGAATGGTGCTCTCGATTTTAGTGTCCAGTTCAGCAATAGTAGCCTTAAGATCCTCCGCTATAGCAACACGTAGTTCTCCCAAAGCCCGGGTAAGTTCT GTCAGATTTGACTTACAGGCCTTGGCCTTCTGCGCACTTTGCCGGTTGGCCACATCACAGAATCAGGGGTGTTCACCCTCACTGGATTCAACTGTCAACACAACACTCCATTTAAAAG TGCACAAGCTCATCACATACTCCTTCCACCACAAGACAGTGACCCAGCTACTCCTCAGTATTGGGGTTCTGGTGCCCCTCTGTGGAGGCATTGAGAAGAGTGTGGGGACTGTTCGGTTCCTCCTCATGTTTCTGCTGCTCTCTATCAGCACAGGGGTGTTGTACACCATACTGGGTCTGCTACTGTTTGGTGCATCTGCCCAGAAACAGGTGGAGGGGTTCATTCCAGTGTCCCTCTCCCTTATGGGTATGGCCACAGTGCACTCCCGTATGGTTAAGGGCTTTCTTTTCGGGGTCACTGTACCCATGTTAGCCCTGCCCTGGCTGTTTCTGTTCATCATAACACTTTTGGTCCCACACACTGTCTTCCTTTGCAATGCCATCGCCATCATCGCAGGGGGGATCT ACGGTAAGGGCTGGCTCTCACTTCTGGACATGTCCGATGCCAGGGCATCAGTGCTGGACAAGAAGATGCCTTTCAGGCTGCTGAGGAACATTGGTGTCCTGTATGTCCCTGCATcaacagaggagagaaggaagacgGTCCACCCACC AATCATTCCAACCCCAGGCTCCTACCCAGTCCAAGCCTACGCTCCAGTGTCCTTTACCTCCAACCTACAGGCTACCGAGACCACACCAAAGACATTTGAAGGCTGGGCCAACTCCTACTATACACAGGGGAGCCCTGTTCAGCTCTCAGGTTATAATGGACACAACCATGGATATGGCCTCAAGCATAGCTTTGGGCCAAGTCACGGACATAGTCACGAACATGGACACAGCTGCAGCCACAGCCAAGGTCATGGACATAGTCACGAACACAGCTTCGGCCATGGACTCAGTCATGGGCATGCATCTGCCTCTCAAACCAGCAGTCACTGGGCTCCAGTGGCTCAACATCCACATTCTCAACATTCCCACCTCAGTccactgtctgtgtctgtcagtgccCCCCAGAGTTTCACAGCAAAAATGCTGGAGTCACTGCCAGAATCTGTGATGGTTCACCCAGGAGCACCTGTGTCTTCACTGACAGATTGA
- the LOC121562611 gene encoding rhomboid domain-containing protein 2 isoform X3, whose translation MVQRFKSFTPEFRLTSGIVAVIRVSFVLFTVTTYFGLSEDVFSLGTTVFGNGHVHKLITYSFHHKTVTQLLLSIGVLVPLCGGIEKSVGTVRFLLMFLLLSISTGVLYTILGLLLFGASAQKQVEGFIPVSLSLMGMATVHSRMVKGFLFGVTVPMLALPWLFLFIITLLVPHTVFLCNAIAIIAGGIYGKGWLSLLDMSDARASVLDKKMPFRLLRNIGVLYVPASTEERRKTVHPPIIPTPGSYPVQAYAPVSFTSNLQATETTPKTFEGWANSYYTQGSPVQLSGYNGHNHGYGLKHSFGPSHGHSHEHGHSCSHSQGHGHSHEHSFGHGLSHGHASASQTSSHWAPVAQHPHSQHSHLSPLSVSVSAPQSFTAKMLESLPESVMVHPGAPVSSLTD comes from the exons ATGGTTCAGAGGTTCAAGAGTTTTACTCCTGAGTTCAGGCTCACGAGTGGGATTGTTGCTGTCATTAGAGTATCATTTGTTTTGTTTACTGTCACTACATATTTCGGTTTATCAGAGGATGTCTTCAGTCTTGGAACGACAGTTTTTGGCAATGGGCATG TGCACAAGCTCATCACATACTCCTTCCACCACAAGACAGTGACCCAGCTACTCCTCAGTATTGGGGTTCTGGTGCCCCTCTGTGGAGGCATTGAGAAGAGTGTGGGGACTGTTCGGTTCCTCCTCATGTTTCTGCTGCTCTCTATCAGCACAGGGGTGTTGTACACCATACTGGGTCTGCTACTGTTTGGTGCATCTGCCCAGAAACAGGTGGAGGGGTTCATTCCAGTGTCCCTCTCCCTTATGGGTATGGCCACAGTGCACTCCCGTATGGTTAAGGGCTTTCTTTTCGGGGTCACTGTACCCATGTTAGCCCTGCCCTGGCTGTTTCTGTTCATCATAACACTTTTGGTCCCACACACTGTCTTCCTTTGCAATGCCATCGCCATCATCGCAGGGGGGATCT ACGGTAAGGGCTGGCTCTCACTTCTGGACATGTCCGATGCCAGGGCATCAGTGCTGGACAAGAAGATGCCTTTCAGGCTGCTGAGGAACATTGGTGTCCTGTATGTCCCTGCATcaacagaggagagaaggaagacgGTCCACCCACC AATCATTCCAACCCCAGGCTCCTACCCAGTCCAAGCCTACGCTCCAGTGTCCTTTACCTCCAACCTACAGGCTACCGAGACCACACCAAAGACATTTGAAGGCTGGGCCAACTCCTACTATACACAGGGGAGCCCTGTTCAGCTCTCAGGTTATAATGGACACAACCATGGATATGGCCTCAAGCATAGCTTTGGGCCAAGTCACGGACATAGTCACGAACATGGACACAGCTGCAGCCACAGCCAAGGTCATGGACATAGTCACGAACACAGCTTCGGCCATGGACTCAGTCATGGGCATGCATCTGCCTCTCAAACCAGCAGTCACTGGGCTCCAGTGGCTCAACATCCACATTCTCAACATTCCCACCTCAGTccactgtctgtgtctgtcagtgccCCCCAGAGTTTCACAGCAAAAATGCTGGAGTCACTGCCAGAATCTGTGATGGTTCACCCAGGAGCACCTGTGTCTTCACTGACAGATTGA